A genomic stretch from Desulfotignum balticum DSM 7044 includes:
- a CDS encoding UDP-glucose dehydrogenase family protein produces MNISVLGLGYVGCVSLGCLAKNGHNVIGVDVNEFKVGLINKGTPTIVEKDIDKIIAEGFEKKRIRATTDYYEAVIKSDISLICVGTPSSANGHLNLGYIYKCAKQIGTALKQKNSHHIVVIRSTVLPGTNKKVGEIIEEQSNKKLNTDFSVVSNPEFMREGSAVSDYFNPPLTVIGSENADALAVTEKMYENTNGPIERVDISIAEIIKYINNSFHALKIVFANEVGNICKQLNIDSHEVMRIFGKDEKLNISNAYFKPGFAYGGSCLPKDLKALTTLAHDFYLETPVLNAIESSNDYHKKNALNIILNTGKDRIGFMGISFKTGTDDLRYSPAVDLVEKLIGKGKDVKIFDDNVNISKLVGVNKSYIEEKLPHISSIMEENFRKLNEFADVIVIPNTLDDSVLAQIDKNKIIIDFVKMASLQNYPNYIGLSW; encoded by the coding sequence ATGAATATTAGCGTTTTAGGATTAGGCTATGTTGGCTGTGTCAGCTTGGGGTGTTTGGCTAAAAATGGACACAATGTCATCGGAGTAGATGTGAATGAATTTAAAGTTGGATTGATAAACAAAGGCACTCCAACTATTGTTGAGAAAGATATCGATAAAATTATTGCAGAAGGATTCGAGAAAAAACGTATCAGAGCAACTACCGATTATTATGAAGCGGTCATAAAAAGTGATATCAGTTTAATTTGTGTTGGAACGCCTTCTTCTGCAAATGGACATCTCAACCTTGGTTATATTTATAAATGCGCCAAACAAATAGGAACTGCTCTTAAACAAAAAAATAGCCATCATATTGTAGTAATTCGGTCTACTGTTCTGCCTGGTACTAATAAAAAAGTCGGTGAAATTATTGAAGAACAATCAAATAAAAAACTTAATACAGATTTTTCTGTGGTATCAAATCCAGAATTTATGCGTGAGGGCTCTGCTGTCTCCGATTATTTCAATCCACCGCTTACTGTTATTGGCAGTGAAAATGCCGATGCTTTGGCCGTAACTGAAAAAATGTATGAAAACACTAATGGTCCGATTGAGAGAGTGGATATTTCCATTGCAGAAATTATAAAATATATCAATAATTCATTTCATGCACTGAAAATCGTTTTTGCAAATGAAGTTGGAAATATTTGTAAACAATTAAACATTGATTCCCATGAAGTGATGAGAATTTTCGGTAAAGATGAAAAACTCAATATATCCAATGCATATTTTAAACCTGGTTTTGCTTATGGAGGTTCCTGTCTGCCTAAAGATCTAAAAGCGTTAACAACATTGGCACATGATTTTTATTTGGAAACTCCTGTATTGAATGCCATAGAATCCAGTAATGATTATCACAAAAAAAATGCATTGAATATTATTTTGAATACGGGTAAAGACCGGATTGGATTTATGGGAATCAGTTTTAAAACAGGGACCGATGATTTAAGATATAGCCCAGCCGTTGATCTGGTTGAAAAATTAATCGGTAAAGGGAAAGATGTAAAAATATTTGATGATAACGTGAATATTTCCAAACTTGTCGGGGTTAATAAAAGCTATATTGAAGAAAAATTACCGCACATTTCATCTATCATGGAGGAAAATTTTAGAAAACTAAACGAATTTGCTGATGTGATAGTAATACCGAACACCTTGGACGATTCTGTCCTAGCACAAATTGATAAAAATAAAATCATCATCGATTTTGTAAAAATGGCATCACTTCAAAATTATCCAAACTACATTGGACTGAGCTGGTAA